Genomic segment of Ignavibacteriales bacterium:
ACTTTTTCTATATATTTACAATAGAATGATGTAAGGAAACAATAACATTACTTAATAGATATGCTACCTCTTGTACCAGATTGGGCTCAACATTATGGGGAATTTTGGAGAGCTGTTAGAGTTCGTAATCTATGGTTCATTAGACTCCGGTATTTCGCCGCATTAATACTTTGTGGTTTTTTTCTCGTTGGTGAATTTCTTCTTGATCTTAATTTTTCCAAGGATCAGATTATTGCAATTCTCAGCATTTCCTTCCTAATTCTAATTTACAATATCATACTTCATAAATTTCAAAATTATGCAGGAAACGATCCTAATAAATTCAATTGTCTGCATCTATCACTGATTCAAATGATTCTCGATCTTACATTTCTAATGATACTGGTTTATTATACAGGATTGATCGAATCGCCACTTTATTTATTTTTTATTTTTCACATGATTATTGGAAGTATGGTTCTCCCGGGATATATCGTTTATTTAGCTGCGGGATTGATCAGTTTTTCTTTTACTATTCTTGCATTATTCGAAAGATTACATTCTATAAAAAATCATTTCATTTCCGGACTTTCGGTTGGTTCACACCTTCATACATTAACTTATGATATACTCTTCATAATTATTTTCACTCTAATGCTTTTTATTTCTGTTTACATAGCCAACAGAATAGCTCATCAACTGTACAGAAGGGAACAGCAATTACGAACATCACTTGAAAAACTAAATGAAGCGGAGATTGCAAAACAAAAATATACTATTGGTATAGTCCATGAGATTAAAACACCAATTGCCGCTGTACGTTCAATTTTAGACATAATTCACAAAGGATTTGTAGGATCGATAAGCGATGAGGTAGATCGAAAAATTGAAAGGGCGGAACTTAGAACAGAAGAAGCACTTAAACTTATCAACGATATTGTAAAAATTTCAAAAGTAAAATTACTTGAAATAAAGTTGACTGATGATATTAATTTAGATGAATTTATTGCTAAGGTTATTGATAATTTCATGGAATCCGCTAAAGATAAATCCGTAAACATTTTTTATAAAAATAAAAGTGGCAAGCTGTTAGTCATAAAATCTGATAAAATTTTATTTGAACTATTAATTTCTAATCTCATTGCAAATTCTATTAAGTATGTTGATGAGAATGGAGTTGTAGAAGTTAATGTGAATGATTTGGGTGAAAATTTTTCTATTGAAGTTTGCGATAATGGGATTGGTATTCCGCAAGAAGAGTCAAAAAAAATATTCGAGCAATTTTACCG
This window contains:
- a CDS encoding HAMP domain-containing sensor histidine kinase — protein: MLPLVPDWAQHYGEFWRAVRVRNLWFIRLRYFAALILCGFFLVGEFLLDLNFSKDQIIAILSISFLILIYNIILHKFQNYAGNDPNKFNCLHLSLIQMILDLTFLMILVYYTGLIESPLYLFFIFHMIIGSMVLPGYIVYLAAGLISFSFTILALFERLHSIKNHFISGLSVGSHLHTLTYDILFIIIFTLMLFISVYIANRIAHQLYRREQQLRTSLEKLNEAEIAKQKYTIGIVHEIKTPIAAVRSILDIIHKGFVGSISDEVDRKIERAELRTEEALKLINDIVKISKVKLLEIKLTDDINLDEFIAKVIDNFMESAKDKSVNIFYKNKSGKLLVIKSDKILFELLISNLIANSIKYVDENGVVEVNVNDLGENFSIEVCDNGIGIPQEESKKIFEQFYRASNIDKKVHGGTGMGLAIVKEIVERLGGVIKITSPSPLAEEGKPGSKFEIVLPYSLRNSENDKFEVNNEGYLINNSNY